From a single Nicotiana tomentosiformis chromosome 2, ASM39032v3, whole genome shotgun sequence genomic region:
- the LOC104110396 gene encoding digalactosyldiacylglycerol synthase 1, chloroplastic-like produces the protein MINFRPPETRTRSSVGASSSVVTAEKALSFISKGWQEVRSSADADLQLIKNRANSFKNLADRELENFINSASKSPFPVSSITASATTIPAEIDFVKKLRPKLSEIRRAYSSPEFKWPTQGKLRIDLSAIKNVIVAEEEEEDERERWRKWRRERFKEEGQFGEFNWEPIKAFKTRLRELEVDLKGGSSSSPVDIFEGIKNSEFVVKVKSSLKSICKEPEETKGVPPLDVPELLAYLVRQSSPFLDQIGIRRDISEKIVDSLCSKGRSKLLLHSLPEEGSSLTEGEIMNDELDLRIASVLQSTGHCYEGGFWGDSTKQNLSGDKRHVAIVTTASLPWMTGTAVNPLFRAAYLAKSEKQNVTLLVPWLCKSDQELVYPNQLTFSSPEDQELYIRNWLEERIGFKANFKISFYPGKFSKERRSIMPAGDTSQFIPSRDADIAILEEPEHLNWYHHGKRWTDKFNHVVGIVHTNYLEYIKREKNGALQAFFVKHVNNLVTRAYCDKVLRLSAATQDLPKSLVCNVHGVNPKFLKIGEKAAADRQSGQQVFSKGAYFLGKMVWAKGYRELIDLLANHKTDLDGFNLDVYGNGEDAHEVQSTAKRLNLNVNFMKGRDHADDSLHGYKVFINPSISDVLCTATAEALAMGKFVVCADHPSNEFFQAFPNCLTYRTPDDFVAKVQEAMSSEPQPLTPEEQYKLSWEAATQRFMEYSDLDKVLASETSLDRRRQKVIGKSVSLPNLEEMVDGGLAFTHNCFTGNEFLRLCTGAIPRSRDYDKEHCKDLHLLPPQVENPIYGW, from the exons ATGATCAATTTCAGGCCGCCGGAGACGAGGACGAGGTCGTCTGTAGGTGCGAGTTCGTCGGTCGTGACGGCGGAGAAAGCTTTGTCATTCATCTCGAAAGGATGGCAAGAGGTAAGATCATCAGCGGACGCGGATCTTCAGCTCATTAAAAACCGAGCGAACTCGTTTAAGAATTTAGCGGACCGAGAACTGGAGAATTTCATAAATTCTGCATCGAAATCGCCCTTTCCTGTTTCATCAATTACGGCATCTGCCACTACGATCCCAGCGGAGATCGATTTCGTGAAAAAGCTCCGTCCGAAGCTCTCAGAGATTCGTAGGGCTTATTCCTCGCCGGAATTCAAGTGGCCGACGCAGGGGAAGCTCCGGATTGATTTATCGGCGATAAAGAATGTGATTGTGGCGGAagaggaggaggaagatgagagaGAGAGGTGGAGGAAGTGGAGGAGAGAGAGGTTTaaggaagaagggcaatttgggGAATTTAATTGGGAGCCGATTAAGGCTTTCAAGACTCGGTTAAGGGAGCTAGAGGTGGATCTAAAGGGCGGCTCGAGTTCGTCGCCGGTGGATATTTTTGAAGGGATAAAGAATAGTGAATTCGTGGTGAAAGTAAAATCAAGCTTG AAATCAATTTGCAAGGAACCAGAAGAAACAAAG GGAGTGCCACCACTTGATGTGCCAGAATTGTTAGCATATTTAGTTAGACAGTCGAGcccatttttggatcaaatcggaATAAGAAGAG ATATATCAGAAAAGATTGTGGATAGTCTATGCAGCAAAGGACGAAGCAAACTTTTGCTACATTCCTTACCCGAAGAAGGGTCCTCACTGACTGAAGGTGAAATTATGAATGATGAACTAGATTTAAGAATTGCCAGTGTTCTTCAGAGTACTGGTCATTGTTATGAAGGTGGATTTTGGGGAGACTCTACCAAGCAGAACCTATCAGGTGATAAAAGGCATGTAGCAATAGTCACAACTGCTAGCCTTCCTTGGATGACAGGAACTGCTGTAAATCCTCTATTCCGAGCAGCTTACTTAGCCAAATCAGAAAAGCAGAATGTTACATTGCTGGTTCCATGGCTATGTAAATCCGACCAAGAGCTAGTTTATCCAAACCAGCTCACTTTTAGTTCTCCTGAAGATCAGGAGCTTTATATACGCAATTGGCTTGAGGAGCGAATTGGTTTCAAGGCAAACTTCAAGATTTCATTTTACCCTGGGAAG TTCTCCAAAGAAAGGCGGAGTATAATGCCAGCTGGAGACACTTCTCAGTTTATCCCTTCAAGAGATGCCGATATTGCAATTTTAGAGGAGCCAGAACATCTCAATTGGTACCACCATGGCAAACGTTGGACTGATAAATTTAACCATGTTGTTGGCATCGTCCACACAAACTATTTGGAATATATCAAGAGGGAAAAGAATGGGGCTCTTCAGGCATTTTTTGTGAAACACGTTAATAATTTGGTCACTAGAGCATATTGTGACAAG GTTCTTCGCCTTTCTGCTGCTACACAGGATTTACCCAAGTCTTTGGTCTGCAATGTTCATGGTGTCAATCCAAAGTTTCTGAAAATAGGAGAAAAAGCAGCTGCAGATAGACAAAGCGGCCAGCAAGTGTTCTCTAAAGGAGCATATTTTTTAGGCAAAATGGTTTGGGCGAAGGGATACCGGGAGTTGATAGATCTGTTAGCAAACCACAAAACTGACCTTGATGGTTTTAATTTGGATGTATATGGCAATGGGGAAGATGCTCATGAAGTACAAAGTACAGCAAAGAGGTTAAATCTCAATGTCAACTTCATGAAAGGTAGAGACCATGCAGATGATTCTCTTCATGG TTACAAGGTTTTCATAAATCCTAGTATCAGTGATGTGCTTTGTACTGCCACGGCCGAGGCTCTTGCAATGGGGAAATTTGTAGTGTGTGCTGATCACCCATCAAATGAGTTTTTCCAGGCATTCCCGAATTGCTTGACTTATAGGACACCTGATGACTTTGTCGCAAAAGTTCAAGAGGCAATGTCCAGCGAGCCTCAACCTCTCACTCCCGAGGAGCAATACAAGCTTTCATGGGAAGCTGCTACCCAGAGATTCATGGAATATTCCGACCTTGATAAGGTTTTGGCTAGTGAAACAAGTCTGGACAGGAGGCGTCAGAAGGTCATAGGAAAATCAGTTTCCTTGCCAAACCTAGAAGAGATGGTTGATGGGGGTCTGGCATTTACTCACAATTGTTTCACAGGGAATGAGTTCTTGAGGTTGTGTACTGGCGCAATACCTAGATCTCGGGATTATGACAAGGAGCATTGCAAAGATCTCCATCTCTTGCCTCCTCAGGTAGAAAACCCAATATATGGCTGGTAA